A single Oryctolagus cuniculus chromosome 18, mOryCun1.1, whole genome shotgun sequence DNA region contains:
- the LOC127489395 gene encoding protein NKG7 isoform X3 — protein sequence MMLSVVDGRMAYLQGSYTGYVGFWTDCRRHKCAIQGQVTVLIHMSKGFMMLALATCLVLLPAMGISFWPAFRRLSKVDLVFSSLSISIGLLIVLSLTLFVVNCQSLHPRPQVSYLVTFYLSWCASVLMLWAGALSYLNQVGMWSKGTSIRHRQGSYRRWALQQCVLRFDSKRRRPARGPEPSPDPPTSCAV from the exons ATGATGCTGAGCGTGGTGGACGGGCGCATGGCCTACCTGCAGGGCTCCTACACGGGCTACGTGGGCTTCTGGACGGACTGCAGGAGACACAAGTGTGCCATCCAGGGCCAAGTCACCG ttctCATCCACATGAGCAAGGGCTTCATGATGCTGGCCCTGGCCACGTGCCTCGTCCTGCTCCCGGCCATGGGCATCTCCTTCTGGCCAGCCTTCCGCCGCCTGAGCAAGGTGGACCTGGTCTTCAGCTCACTGAGCATCAGCATCG GACTCCTGATTGTGCTTAGCCTGACGCTCTTTGTGGTCAACTGCCAGTCGCTGCACCCCAGGCCACAGGTATCCTACCTGGTGACCTTCTACCTGAGCTGGTGCGCCAGCGTCTTGATGCTGTGGGCCG GAGCCCTGTCCTACTTGAACCAAGTGGGCATGTGGAGCAAGGGCACCTCCATTAGGCATCGGCAGGGGAGCTACCGCCGCTGGGCCTTGCAGCAGTGCGTCCTCAGGTTTGATTCCAAACGCCGGAGGCCGGCCAGGGGCCCCGAGCCTTCCCCGGACCCGCCCACCTCCTGCGCCGTCTAG
- the LOC127489395 gene encoding uncharacterized protein isoform X1, with protein MATWRLVSFSLDQFCSSALVSWFLCRGRRQGSGIQPGPPLGAGGFHDSWRGFQDVGHGLRLPQAPAILATLMMLSVVDGRMAYLQGSYTGYVGFWTDCRRHKCAIQGQVTVLIHMSKGFMMLALATCLVLLPAMGISFWPAFRRLSKVDLVFSSLSISIGLLIVLSLTLFVVNCQSLHPRPQVSYLVTFYLSWCASVLMLWAGALSYLNQVGMWSKGTSIRHRQGSYRRWALQQCVLRFDSKRRRPARGPEPSPDPPTSCAV; from the exons ATGGCTACCTGGAGGCTGGTCAGCTTCTCTCTGGATCAGTTCTGCTCCTCGGCGTTGGTGTCTTGGTTTCTGTGCCGTGGCCGCAGGCAGGGCTCAgggattcagcctggcccgccCCTGGGAGCAGGGGGATTCCATGACAGTTGGAGGGGGTTCCAGGATGTTGGCCATGGCCTCAGACTCCCCCAGGCCCCTGC CATCCTGGCAACCCTGATGATGCTGAGCGTGGTGGACGGGCGCATGGCCTACCTGCAGGGCTCCTACACGGGCTACGTGGGCTTCTGGACGGACTGCAGGAGACACAAGTGTGCCATCCAGGGCCAAGTCACCG ttctCATCCACATGAGCAAGGGCTTCATGATGCTGGCCCTGGCCACGTGCCTCGTCCTGCTCCCGGCCATGGGCATCTCCTTCTGGCCAGCCTTCCGCCGCCTGAGCAAGGTGGACCTGGTCTTCAGCTCACTGAGCATCAGCATCG GACTCCTGATTGTGCTTAGCCTGACGCTCTTTGTGGTCAACTGCCAGTCGCTGCACCCCAGGCCACAGGTATCCTACCTGGTGACCTTCTACCTGAGCTGGTGCGCCAGCGTCTTGATGCTGTGGGCCG GAGCCCTGTCCTACTTGAACCAAGTGGGCATGTGGAGCAAGGGCACCTCCATTAGGCATCGGCAGGGGAGCTACCGCCGCTGGGCCTTGCAGCAGTGCGTCCTCAGGTTTGATTCCAAACGCCGGAGGCCGGCCAGGGGCCCCGAGCCTTCCCCGGACCCGCCCACCTCCTGCGCCGTCTAG
- the KLK1 gene encoding kallikrein-1 precursor (The RefSeq protein has 4 substitutions compared to this genomic sequence) produces MWLPVLCLALSLGGTGAAPPLQSRIIGGWVCGKNSQPWQAALYHYSNFQCGGVLVHPQWVLTAAHCFSDNYQLWLGRHNLFEDEAEAQFIQVSGSFPHPRFNLSLLENQTRGPGEDYSHDLMLLKLARPVQLTNAVRVLELPTQEPQVGTSCLASGWGSITPIKFTYPDELQCVDLSILANSECDKAHAQMVTECMLCAGHLEGGRDTCVGDSGGPLVCNNELQGITSWGHVPCGSPNKPAVFTKVLSYVEWIRNTIANNP; encoded by the exons GCGCCGCGCCCCCGCTCCAGTCCCGGATCATAGGCGGCTGGGTATGCGGGAAGaactcccagccctggcaggcggCTCTGTACCACTACAGCAACTTCCAGTGTGGGGGCGTCCTGGTGCACCCCCAGTGGGTGCTCACAGCCGCCCACTGCTTCAGCGA CAACTACCAGCTCTGGCTGGGTCGCCACAACCTGTTTGAGGACGAGGCGGAAGCCCAGTTCATCCAAGTCTCCGGCAGCTTCCCGCACCCCCGCTTCAACCTGAGCCTCCTGGAGAACCAAACCCGTGGTCCGGGCGAGGACTACAGCCACGACCTCATGCTGCTGAAGCTGGCGCATCCCGTGCAGCTCACCGACGCCGTGAGGGTGCTGGAGCTGCCCACGCAGGAACCCCAAGTGGGGACGTCCTGCCTCGCCTCGGGCTGGGGCAGCATCACACCGATAAAGT tcaCTTACCCAGATGAGCTCCAGTGTGTGGACCTCAACATCCTGGCTAACAGCGAGTGTGACAAAGCCCACGCCCAGATGGTGACAAAGTGCATGCTCTGTGCTGGCCACTTGGAAGGCGGCAGAGACACCTGCGTG GGCGACTCAGGGGGCCCGCTGGTCTGCAACAATGAGCTGCAGGGCATCACGTCCTGGGGCCACGTCCCATGCGGCAGCCCCAATAAGCCTGCCGTGTTCACCAAAGTGCTGTCCTACGTGGAGTGGATCCGGAACACCATAGCCAACAACCCCTGA
- the LOC127489395 gene encoding transmembrane protein 202 isoform X2, with the protein MTVGGGSRMLAMASDSPRPLPDLVSTWEEDRKFILRGWSLVFSILATLMMLSVVDGRMAYLQGSYTGYVGFWTDCRRHKCAIQGQVTVLIHMSKGFMMLALATCLVLLPAMGISFWPAFRRLSKVDLVFSSLSISIGLLIVLSLTLFVVNCQSLHPRPQVSYLVTFYLSWCASVLMLWAGALSYLNQVGMWSKGTSIRHRQGSYRRWALQQCVLRFDSKRRRPARGPEPSPDPPTSCAV; encoded by the exons ATGACAGTTGGAGGGGGTTCCAGGATGTTGGCCATGGCCTCAGACTCCCCCAGGCCCCTGC CGGACCTTGTCTCTACCTGGGAGGAGGACCGCAAGTTCATCCTGCGGGGCTGGTCTCTTGTCTTCAGCATCCTGGCAACCCTGATGATGCTGAGCGTGGTGGACGGGCGCATGGCCTACCTGCAGGGCTCCTACACGGGCTACGTGGGCTTCTGGACGGACTGCAGGAGACACAAGTGTGCCATCCAGGGCCAAGTCACCG ttctCATCCACATGAGCAAGGGCTTCATGATGCTGGCCCTGGCCACGTGCCTCGTCCTGCTCCCGGCCATGGGCATCTCCTTCTGGCCAGCCTTCCGCCGCCTGAGCAAGGTGGACCTGGTCTTCAGCTCACTGAGCATCAGCATCG GACTCCTGATTGTGCTTAGCCTGACGCTCTTTGTGGTCAACTGCCAGTCGCTGCACCCCAGGCCACAGGTATCCTACCTGGTGACCTTCTACCTGAGCTGGTGCGCCAGCGTCTTGATGCTGTGGGCCG GAGCCCTGTCCTACTTGAACCAAGTGGGCATGTGGAGCAAGGGCACCTCCATTAGGCATCGGCAGGGGAGCTACCGCCGCTGGGCCTTGCAGCAGTGCGTCCTCAGGTTTGATTCCAAACGCCGGAGGCCGGCCAGGGGCCCCGAGCCTTCCCCGGACCCGCCCACCTCCTGCGCCGTCTAG